The genomic interval CCCCGCGATCATGTTGCGTGTCTGCGGCATCAAGGGCGCATGTAACGTGATGATATCGCTCTGTCGCAGCACCTCCTCGAATGGCGTGTAGAGCGGGCCCATGCCGGCTACGCCCTTGTAGGACGAGAACAGCGTGCGCATTCCGAAGGCTTTTCCGATGTCGGCAACCGCGCGGCCGAGCGCGCCGTCGCCGATGATTCCGAGCGTGGCGCCAGAGAGATCGTTGATGGGGTGGTCGAAATAGCAGAACTGTCCGGATTCGGCCCAGCGGCCCGCGCGCACTGAATCACGATAGGCGGTCAGGCTGCGACGCAGCGCGAGAATGAGCGCGAAAGTGTGCTCGGGCACGGTGTTGACCGCGTAGCCGCGAATGTTGGAGACGGCGACACCGCGATCTGAACAAGCCTTGACATCGACGACATCGGAGCCGGTGGCCGCAATCGCGATCAATCGCAATTTCGGTGCCGAGCTCAGTTCGGCGAACCGTATGGGCACCTTGTTCGTGATGACGATGTCCGCGTTCGAAATTCTCTCGGCAACCTGATCCGGCTCGGTAGCGCCGAATTCAAGCAATTCGTGCGGGAATGCGAAGGGACGAAGGCGGATATCGCCAGGCATCGTATCGCGGTCGAGAAATACAATGCGTGCGGGCTCGGCGGCCTTCATGATTTCGTCTCCCAGGGATTCCGCGGTAGCGCGGTCGAGCTAGAGGAGGGCCAATGCAGCCGTAACGATCGCATCAGCCGTGATGTTGAAGTGTCGGTAGAGTGCGTCGGCCGGGCCGGACGCGCCGAAACCGGTCATGCCGACGAAGGCGCCGTCGTCGCCGAGCCAGCGCTCCCAACCGAATTTCATCGCGGCCTCAACTCCCACCCGGGCAGTGCCGGCGCCCAGGACGGAGGCGCGATAGCCCTCATCCTGGAGTTCGAATAGCTCCCAGCACGGCATGGATACGACCGCCGTCGGAATACCCTTGGCCTGCAGGATCGCTCGCGCCTCGATGGCCAAGGCCACTTCTGAACCCGTTGCGAGCAGCGTAACGCGGCGGGTCCCCTCGGCTTCAGCAAGGACGTATGCCCCGCGTCGCGAGGAGTTTTCACGACTTGCATCGGATCTCTGCTGCGGCAGCATTTGCCGGGCACAGACGAGCGAGACGGGTCCCGTGGCGTGCTCGAGCATGATCTCCCAACATTCCGCCATCTCGGCTGCATCGGCCGGCCGGAAGACCAGCATGTTCGGCATTGCCCGCAGCGAGGCAAGAATCTCGACCGGCTGATGGGTCGGGCCATTCTTGCCGATCCCGATCGAGTCGTGGCTGAAGATGAATTTGACCGGCAGGCCCATGAGCGCCGCCATCCGCATGGCCGGACGTTCGTAGTCGGCGAACGCAAGATAGGTCACGGCCAGCGGAATGATGCCGCCATGGGCGGCCATGCCGTTGGCAAGTGCACCCATGGCGTGTTCGCGCACGCCGCAGTGGACATAACGGCCGCGGTTGTCGCCGGCTGTGAAGGCTGCGAGCTGGCGCTTGTGGTTCGTCGGCGCCTCCAGATCGGCGCAGCACGTCATGATATCGGGTATGACGTCGTAGAGCGCACTCGCGACCTCGCCCGACGTCTCGATTGAGTAGGCCGGTTTTCGCTCCACGATCGAACGCGCCTTGTAAGTGGACGTCACGTCGCGCCATCCTTCGGGAAGATGCCCGGCAATGGTGCGTTCGAAGGACGCTCGATCCGCGCCGTCCAAGGTCGCGGCGCGCCGCCGCCAAGCGTCGTATTCAGCCTGCGAGCGAGTGCCTGCGTCGAGCCAGGTTGCGGCTACCTCGTTTGGAATGGCGAAGGGTGTCGCGGGCCAGCTCAGCGTGCCCGCCATCTCGTCGCGATCGGAGTCAATCAGTTTGCCGCTGTGCCCGCCTCGCTGCCCCTCGAGCCGCCGGATGCCTTTGGCGATCGTGGTACGGCAGGCAATCAGCGACGGACGATCGTCCTTTCGTACGTCCGCAAGCGCGTCGCTAACGGCCTCGATATCGTGCCCGTCGACCTCCAGGACATGCCAGCCGGCAACCCGAAAACGTTCGGCCACGTTCTCGGAGATGCTGAGGGAGGTCGCGCCGTCGTCTGTGATCTCGTTGCTGTCCCAGACAAAGACGAGATGGCCGAGACGCAAATGTCCGGCCAGCGAAATGACCTCCTGACCCACGCCCTCCTGCAGGCATCCGTCACCGACGAACGCGTATGTCATGTGATCGACGATTTTGGCGCCGAAACGCGCCCGCAACCGAGCCTCGGCGATGGCCATGCCGAGAGCGTTGGCGATGCCTTGACCAAGCGGCCCCGTCGTCGTCTCGATGCCGGCCGCAGGATCATATTCGGGATGTCCGGCACAGTGCGAACCGAGTTCGCGGAAGGATTGTACTTGCGACAGAGAAATCTTCTCGTAGCCGGTGAGGTGCAGCAAAGCGTAAAGAAGCATCGATCCATGGCCGTTCGAGACCACGAAGCGGTCGCGATCCGGCCAAAGCGGATCCTTCGGATTGAACTTCAGGTGGCGCGTGAACAGTGCGGTGGCGATCTCCGCCATGCCGAGCGGAACGCCCTGATGACCCTCGCCGGCCTTCAGGATGGCATCGACGGCGAGAAAGCGAATCGCATGGGCGAGACGTTCGTCCATTTTGCCGACGGGACGTGCAGGGGCGAAGGTCGCGGAGGCATCAGCCGACATATGCAAGGCACCATTTTCCTGCGGCGCGGCTCCTGCCGCGGCCGCAACTGTCAGACGCGCATCCGGCGCATCACGGGAGAAAACCGGTAGAAATCCAGGGAACGAAGGCCACGACGAGCAATCCGACAACCAGCGCGGCGAGATAGCTCCAGATCCGCTTCAAGCCCGCGTTCGGATCGACCCGACCGATCGAGCAGGCGGCGTAGTAGCCGAGCCCGAAGGGCGGAGCGAAGAGGCCGATGCCCATGGCCAGGATGACGACCATCGCATAGTGCACCTCGTGCACGCCGAGCTGCTTGGCGACCGGAAACAGCAACGGGCCGAACAACACCATGGCCGGGATACCTTCCAAGACGCTGCCGAGCACGATGAACAGAACGATGGAGCCGATCAGGAAGCCGTACTTGCCGCCGGGAGCCTGCGCGAGGACCGCCGCCAGAGCATGCGAGAAGTTCGATTGCGTCAGCGCCCAGGACATGCAGGTCGCAGCGCCGATGATGAACAGGATCGTGCCTGCCAGTGCCGCCGTACCGACGAGCGCGGGATAGAGCTCGCGCCAGTTGAACGAGCGGTAGACGAGAATGCCGATGACGATCGCATATGCGATACCGATCGTGGCGACCTCGGTGGCGGTGGCCACGCCTTCCATGACGGCAACACGAATGATGACCGGCAGCAGCAAGGCCGGTACGGCGATCACGAATGTCCGGCCGATTTCACGCATCGTCGTCACGCCGCGCTCGGCGCCGGATCCCTCCGCCATGCGGCGACGCGCAATGATGGCCAGCGCCAGCGCAAGCACGACGCCCGGCAGGATGCCGCCGGTGAACAGCGCCGCGATCGAGACGCCGGTCACGGAGCCGATGATGATGAGCACGATCGACGGCGGGATCGTTTCCGCCATGGCGCCCGAGGCCGCGAGCAATGACACCAGCTCCCCCTCGTGGATGCCTCGCTTCTTCATGTCCGGAAACAGCACCGGCGCGACGGCCGCCATATCAGCCGTCTTGGCGCCGGAAATGCCCGAGACAAGCAACATGGCGCCCAACAGGACGTAAGCCAGACCGCCCTCGACATGACCGACGAGCGCCGCGAGAAAGTTGACCATGGCGGTCGACATGCGCGTCATGACGATCAGATAGCCGAGCAGGATGAACAGAGGCACGGCCAGCAGGATCAGCGAGCTGACGCCCTCGTCGATGCGACCCGGAATCACCTCGAGCGGCGTCGTCGTGGTCAGCATGAGATAGGAGACGGTGGACAGCCCGAAGCAAAACGCAATCGGCACGCCGGCAAGCACGCCTAGTCCGAGCAGGACGGCGAAGAAGATGACGAGATTCCAGTTGCCGATCCCCCGCATCCAGGGGCCAAGCGCATAGAGCAGGCCGGCCAGCGCCGCGATCACCGCGATGGCAAGCACGAGGTCGCGCCAACCGCGATCGGCACAGCGAACAAGGCTGGCCGCCAGCATGAGCACGAAACCGACCGGCAAAGCGGCGGCACGAACGACGTCGTTGAGACCGAGGGCCGGAGTATGAACGAAGGTCTGATCCTCAGCGAAATTGTACGCCGGGTGAAGAACAAGCAGCAGAAACAACGCGGGCGCAGCGGCTCCCGTGGCCTCGAGCAAGCCGCGCAGCCATCCCGAGAACATCCCGACGAGTGCGGTCATGCGCATGTGCTGACCGCGCCGCTGTGCGATGGCCGCGCCCAGCATGGCGAGCCACAGGAACATGATCGAGGCGAGCTCGTCCGACCAGGTCAGCGGATGATTGAACACGAAGCGCGCAATCACGCCGGTGAGCAGGACGAGAATCTCGGCCACGACCACGATGGCCGCCAGGGGCTCGGTAAGGAGCGCGAGCGCCCGATCGAACGGAGCGGCCAGGCCCGATACGGGCGCAGCCATCTCTCCCGACAGCGTCTCGGCGCTCATCCGAGTTGACCCACGGCCTGTTCGAGCAGGGTCCAGCCCTTGTCGCCGAACTTCTGACGCCAGTCCTTGTAGAAGCTGGTCTTGGCGAGGGATGCGCGGAAGGCAGCCTTGTCGACCTCGACGAACTGCAAGCCCTTGCCCGCAAGCTCGTCGCGCAGCGATTTCGAGAGTGCAGCAATGTCCGCACGCTCGGCGTCCGCCGCCTTGTTCAATTCGCGCGTGACGATCTCCTGAGCATCGGCCGGCAAGCGCTGGAAGGAGCGACGGTTGCCGAGGATGAGGTAGGCGTCCCAGACGTGGCTGGTGAGGCTGCAATATTTCTGCACCTCGTAGAGCTTCGCGGTCGCGATGATCGCCAGCGGATTCTCCTGTCCTTCGACGACCTTCGTCTGCAAGGCGGAATAGACCTCATTGAAGTTGATCGGCGTCGGCCCGGCACCGAGGGCCTGGAACAGACCGGTGAGGATGGGCGCCGCCGGAACGCGCATCTTGAAGCCCTTCAGATCGTCCGGCGTCTTGATCTCGCGGGTCGACGAGGTGAGCTGCCGGAATCCGTTGTCCCATGACTTGCAGACCTGAAGGACACCGACGTTCTCGACCTCGGCCTTGACGAATTTTCCGAGATCGCCGTCCATTGCCTTCCAGACCTCGTCGTAGGAGGAGAAGGCAAAGCCGGTATTCACGATGCCGACGCCCGGGACGAGCGTTGCGAGCACCGAGGAGCCGATGTTCAGATAGTCGACCGCGCCATTGCGGATCTGGCCGAGAAGGTCGGTGTCGGAGCCGAGCTGGTTGGCCGGGAACAGATTGATCTCGACACGCCCGCCGGTCGCTTCCTTGATGCGGTCGATCGCTTCACGTGCCCGCTTGTTGACGGGATGCGACGGGTCCTGTCCGGTCGCGAATTTGAGGGTGAATTCGGCCGCATCGCCGCGTCGCGAGAGGATGGCTACGAGCGGGATCGATGCACCTGCCGCCAGCACGACGCGTCGGCTCAGGCCCGTCTTGGATTGCTTGGTCATTTCATTCTCCCTTGGATTTTTTGTTGGTGTCGGTTTTGTGAAGGCGGCTGGTTCACCGCCAACTTTTGACGGCAGCGCATATCGCTTCCGTCGAGATGCCGTAGCGATCGTGCAATGTCGGCAGCGCTCCGGCGGCGAGGAACTCGTCGGGCAAGCCAATCTGCTGGAATGCGGGATGGACGCGCGCACGCATCAGCGCACTCGCCACCGCTTCACCCAGCCCCCCGATCACGGTGTGGTTTTCGGCGACGACGACGAGGCGTCCGGCCTTGCGGCATGCCTCCACGATCGTTTCGGTATCGAGCGGCTTGATGGTCGGCACATGCAGTACCGCGGCCTGGATCTTGTCGGCCTCGAGACGCTTGGCAGCCTCCAACGCGCGCATCGTCAGCAGACCCGAGGAGACGAAGAGCACGTCCGCGCCGTCGCGCAGCAACTTGGCCTTGCCAAGCTCGAACTTGTAACCGTACTCGTCGAGCACGAGCGGCACCTGTCCGCGCAACAGTCGCATGTAGACCGGACCCTGGTGGCTCGCCATCGCCGGCACGACCTGCTCGATCTCGTGCGCGTCGCACGGATCGATCACCGTCATGTTCGGCATGGCGCGGAACAGCGCGAGATCTTCCGCCGCCTGATGGCTTGGTCCGTATCCCGACGTGAGGCCGGGCAGGGCGCATGCAATCTTGACGTTGCGGTCCTCCTCCGCGATCGTCTGGTGGATGAAGTCGTAGGCGCGGCGAGCCGCAAAGACGGCGTAGGTCGTGACGAACGGCGTAAATCCTTCGGCCGCGATGCCCGATGCAGCGCCGAACAGGAGCTGCTCGGCCATGCCCATCTGATAGTAGCGGTCCGGGAATTCCTTCGCGAATACGTGGAGGTCGGTATACTTGCCGAGGTCGGCGGTCATGCCGACGATGTCGTGTCGTGTGCGTGCGAGCTCGACGAGTGCATTGCCGAACGGCGCCGGCTTTGTCCGCTGCCCTTCGGCGGCGATCGAGGCGATCATGGCCGAGGTCGTGAGGCGAGGCTTGGATGGCATGGTCGCGGTCCCAGTGGTCGCCTTCACGCGCGCCTCCCTTCATCGAGAGCCTGCAGCGCCAGCTGCCACTCGTGCTGATCCACGCGCATGAAATGATTGCGCTCGCGGGCCTCCAGAAACGGCACGCCCTTGCCCATGAGAGTGTCCGCAATGATCATGCGCGGCTTCGCGCCCTCATGCTTCTTGGCGGCATCGAACGCGGCAACCACGGCATCGAGGTCATTGCCGTCGATGCGCTGCACGAACCAGCCGAACGCCCGCACTTTTTCCGCGAGCGGCTCAAAACCCATCATCTGCGTGGAGGGCCCATCGGCCTGCTGGTTGTTGACGTCGACGATCGCAATGAGGTTGTCGAGCCCGTAATGCGCCGCCGACATCATTGCTTCCCATTTCGAGCCTTCGTCGAGCTCGCCATCGGAGAACAGCGTGTACACACGGCTTTCGGAGCCTTTGCGCTTCAAGCCGAGGCACATGCCGACGGCGATGCTCAGGCCAAGCCCCAGCGATCCTCCCGACATCTCCATGCCCGGCGTGTAGGAGGCCATTCCGGACATCGGAAGCCGGCTATCGTCGAACCCGTAGCTCTCAAGCTCCGCCTCGGGAATGATTCCAGCCTCGATCAACGCGGCATAGAGCGCGATGGCATAGTGTCCGTTCGACAGCAGGAAGCGGTCGCGCCCCTCCCAGGTCGGCTCTTCCGGGCGGTAGCGCATCGCATGGAAGTAGGCGACGGCCAGCACGTCGGCGATGTCGAGGGCCTGGGCGATGTAGCCCTGTCCCTGAACTTCACCCATTCGAAGCGCATTGCGGCGGACGCGATATGCGCGTTCCGCAAGCGTCGGCTCATTGGTTCGCAAGTTGGCTCCGGACATGGCTCGTCCCCTCCGCGTCGTCAGTGAATGTGCATTCCGCCGTTCACGTCGATCACGGCCCCGGTCGTGTAGGCCGCCAGTTCGGAAGCCAGAAACAGGAAGATGTTGGCGACGTCCTGCGGTCGGCCGAGGCGGGCGAGCGGGATGCCGGCGAGAATCTCCTTCTCCTTTTCAGGCGCGATCTTGCCGATGTTGATGTCGGTGACGATCAGGCCGGGCGTGACGCAATTGACGCGGATGTTGTCGGGGCCGAGTTCCCGGGCCATGGCCTTGGCGAGGCCAAGCACGCCGGCCTTGGCGGCCGAATAGTGCGCGCCGCCGAGAATGCCGCCGCCGCGTTGCGCGGAGACCGAGGACATGCAGGCGATCGAGCCGGTCTTCCGCGCGCGCATGTGGGGCATGAGCGCCTGCGAAAGATAGAGCACGCCGCGCAGATTGACGTCCTGGATGCGGTCCCAGTCCTGAGCGGTGATATCCCAGACCTTCACGGGCTGGGTGACGCCGGCATTGTTGATGAGAATGTCGACCTGGCCGAAGGCCTTGAGCACGTCGGCCACCGCGCGTTCACAGTCGGCCTTGTCCGTGACGTTGCAGGCGAGGCCGAGATGCTCCTTGCCGAGTTCGCTGGCCGCTCTGGCCGCGCCGGCGCCATCGAGATCGAGGATCGCGACGCGCGCGCCCTGGGCAGCGAACGTCTTTGCGGTGGCGAAGCCGATGCCGCGCGCACCGGCTGCTCCGGAAATGATCGCGGTTTTGCCGGCCAAAAGCATATTCCCTCCGAGAAGTTTTGTTTCGATTGGCGGGGAATATGGTTGAGGCCAGAGACCACGAAAATACGCGAAATTTGCACTAACAGGTGAATTGTGTTCACCTGTCGCATGGCTCCGCTCCCCCTTCGCTCTCTTCGGGTTTTCGAGGCGGCCGCGCGCAGCGGATCGTTCCGCGCGGCTGCGAGCGAACTCGGGCTGACGCCGAGCGCGGTCAGCCACGCGATCCGGGACTTCGAAGGACAGATCGGGACGACGCTGTTCGAACGTGACGGACGTCGAATGCTGGTCAATCAGGCTGGCGAAGAGCTGTTGCGGCGCGTGTCCGGCGCCTTTGACGAACTGAGGAATGGGCTTGAGGTTGCCAGCGCACGCTCATCCAATCTCTTGCGGATTCATTGTGCGCCGAGCCTGGCGGCGCAATGGCTGATGCCCCGG from Bradyrhizobium arachidis carries:
- a CDS encoding D-2-hydroxyacid dehydrogenase, translating into MKAAEPARIVFLDRDTMPGDIRLRPFAFPHELLEFGATEPDQVAERISNADIVITNKVPIRFAELSSAPKLRLIAIAATGSDVVDVKACSDRGVAVSNIRGYAVNTVPEHTFALILALRRSLTAYRDSVRAGRWAESGQFCYFDHPINDLSGATLGIIGDGALGRAVADIGKAFGMRTLFSSYKGVAGMGPLYTPFEEVLRQSDIITLHAPLMPQTRNMIAGPEFALMRRRPILINTARGGLVDEVALGQALRSGQIAGAGFDVATIEPPQADHPLMQLAGLPNFILTPHVAWASREAVQTLADQLVDNVEGFWNGTPRNMVA
- the tkt gene encoding transketolase, producing the protein MSADASATFAPARPVGKMDERLAHAIRFLAVDAILKAGEGHQGVPLGMAEIATALFTRHLKFNPKDPLWPDRDRFVVSNGHGSMLLYALLHLTGYEKISLSQVQSFRELGSHCAGHPEYDPAAGIETTTGPLGQGIANALGMAIAEARLRARFGAKIVDHMTYAFVGDGCLQEGVGQEVISLAGHLRLGHLVFVWDSNEITDDGATSLSISENVAERFRVAGWHVLEVDGHDIEAVSDALADVRKDDRPSLIACRTTIAKGIRRLEGQRGGHSGKLIDSDRDEMAGTLSWPATPFAIPNEVAATWLDAGTRSQAEYDAWRRRAATLDGADRASFERTIAGHLPEGWRDVTSTYKARSIVERKPAYSIETSGEVASALYDVIPDIMTCCADLEAPTNHKRQLAAFTAGDNRGRYVHCGVREHAMGALANGMAAHGGIIPLAVTYLAFADYERPAMRMAALMGLPVKFIFSHDSIGIGKNGPTHQPVEILASLRAMPNMLVFRPADAAEMAECWEIMLEHATGPVSLVCARQMLPQQRSDASRENSSRRGAYVLAEAEGTRRVTLLATGSEVALAIEARAILQAKGIPTAVVSMPCWELFELQDEGYRASVLGAGTARVGVEAAMKFGWERWLGDDGAFVGMTGFGASGPADALYRHFNITADAIVTAALALL
- a CDS encoding TRAP transporter large permease subunit, translated to MSAETLSGEMAAPVSGLAAPFDRALALLTEPLAAIVVVAEILVLLTGVIARFVFNHPLTWSDELASIMFLWLAMLGAAIAQRRGQHMRMTALVGMFSGWLRGLLEATGAAAPALFLLLVLHPAYNFAEDQTFVHTPALGLNDVVRAAALPVGFVLMLAASLVRCADRGWRDLVLAIAVIAALAGLLYALGPWMRGIGNWNLVIFFAVLLGLGVLAGVPIAFCFGLSTVSYLMLTTTTPLEVIPGRIDEGVSSLILLAVPLFILLGYLIVMTRMSTAMVNFLAALVGHVEGGLAYVLLGAMLLVSGISGAKTADMAAVAPVLFPDMKKRGIHEGELVSLLAASGAMAETIPPSIVLIIIGSVTGVSIAALFTGGILPGVVLALALAIIARRRMAEGSGAERGVTTMREIGRTFVIAVPALLLPVIIRVAVMEGVATATEVATIGIAYAIVIGILVYRSFNWRELYPALVGTAALAGTILFIIGAATCMSWALTQSNFSHALAAVLAQAPGGKYGFLIGSIVLFIVLGSVLEGIPAMVLFGPLLFPVAKQLGVHEVHYAMVVILAMGIGLFAPPFGLGYYAACSIGRVDPNAGLKRIWSYLAALVVGLLVVAFVPWISTGFLP
- a CDS encoding TRAP transporter substrate-binding protein, giving the protein MTKQSKTGLSRRVVLAAGASIPLVAILSRRGDAAEFTLKFATGQDPSHPVNKRAREAIDRIKEATGGRVEINLFPANQLGSDTDLLGQIRNGAVDYLNIGSSVLATLVPGVGIVNTGFAFSSYDEVWKAMDGDLGKFVKAEVENVGVLQVCKSWDNGFRQLTSSTREIKTPDDLKGFKMRVPAAPILTGLFQALGAGPTPINFNEVYSALQTKVVEGQENPLAIIATAKLYEVQKYCSLTSHVWDAYLILGNRRSFQRLPADAQEIVTRELNKAADAERADIAALSKSLRDELAGKGLQFVEVDKAAFRASLAKTSFYKDWRQKFGDKGWTLLEQAVGQLG
- a CDS encoding transketolase family protein encodes the protein MPSKPRLTTSAMIASIAAEGQRTKPAPFGNALVELARTRHDIVGMTADLGKYTDLHVFAKEFPDRYYQMGMAEQLLFGAASGIAAEGFTPFVTTYAVFAARRAYDFIHQTIAEEDRNVKIACALPGLTSGYGPSHQAAEDLALFRAMPNMTVIDPCDAHEIEQVVPAMASHQGPVYMRLLRGQVPLVLDEYGYKFELGKAKLLRDGADVLFVSSGLLTMRALEAAKRLEADKIQAAVLHVPTIKPLDTETIVEACRKAGRLVVVAENHTVIGGLGEAVASALMRARVHPAFQQIGLPDEFLAAGALPTLHDRYGISTEAICAAVKSWR
- a CDS encoding transketolase; amino-acid sequence: MSGANLRTNEPTLAERAYRVRRNALRMGEVQGQGYIAQALDIADVLAVAYFHAMRYRPEEPTWEGRDRFLLSNGHYAIALYAALIEAGIIPEAELESYGFDDSRLPMSGMASYTPGMEMSGGSLGLGLSIAVGMCLGLKRKGSESRVYTLFSDGELDEGSKWEAMMSAAHYGLDNLIAIVDVNNQQADGPSTQMMGFEPLAEKVRAFGWFVQRIDGNDLDAVVAAFDAAKKHEGAKPRMIIADTLMGKGVPFLEARERNHFMRVDQHEWQLALQALDEGRRA
- a CDS encoding SDR family NAD(P)-dependent oxidoreductase, producing MLLAGKTAIISGAAGARGIGFATAKTFAAQGARVAILDLDGAGAARAASELGKEHLGLACNVTDKADCERAVADVLKAFGQVDILINNAGVTQPVKVWDITAQDWDRIQDVNLRGVLYLSQALMPHMRARKTGSIACMSSVSAQRGGGILGGAHYSAAKAGVLGLAKAMARELGPDNIRVNCVTPGLIVTDINIGKIAPEKEKEILAGIPLARLGRPQDVANIFLFLASELAAYTTGAVIDVNGGMHIH